Part of the Trueperaceae bacterium genome, CAGGCCCGCGTTCCAGACACTGGCCATCGCGCCCTCGACCGACGACGGGCCTATCAGCAGAGGCGCCGTTCCGGCTCGAACGCGTCGTTCCACCGCGGCGGCGAAGCGAAGCGTCTGCGACTCCTGCACCGCGTCGAACAGCGTCAGCCGTGGTCCATCGACCGCGGCAAGCTCCTCGGCGACCCGAGCGATGGCTGCTTCCACAGACTCATCGGACCCCATGGAGTCGACGATGACGTTGCCTATCCCAAGGCCGGCCCACTGGGCAAGCAGATGGGCCCGCAAGTCACTTTCGAGCATGGGGGTCGAAGGGTGATGGCTCATCACCGGGTGCCGGTCGATCCGATAGACCAGCCCGTCCCCGCCGTACCGCGCGAACAGGTGGCCGAACGACAGGTAGCGGCCCAGGTGGGGCGCCCCGCCCAACGCCCATAGCTCCTCCCGGCCGAACGATTCGGCCAGTAGCCGGGCTGCGACCCCGATGTTGCCGAGCGCCGGGCTGGAGTCGTAGGTCGAGCACACCTTGTAGTGCATGACTTCCGGCCGCAAGGCGGCGAGGCTCCCGAAGACCTCGGGCAGAGAAGCTTCCATCTGGGCCGGACTCATCGCCCTCGCGTCCCCGGCAACGCCGATCGCCTCGACGCGAGGGAACTTCGTTGACAGCTCGTCGGAAGTAGGCACCGCCGTGAACAGAACCGACCGCACTCCGGCCCAGACCAGCGCCTCCAGCGAGTCGGTAGAGCCGGTGAAGTCGTCGCCGTAGAAGGCGAGCCTCAGCCTGCCTTCCGACCCTCGGTAGTTCGGTTCGGACCGCAGCCCCATCAGTTCGCCCTCCGCCCGCCGACTGCTTGCGTGGTATGCCGTAGCCGACGGGAGGCACGGTGCCACGAGGAGGACCGGACATGGAAGGCGCGAACGAACTCATCGAGCTGGGACGTGAGCTGGCGCGACTCGGTTTCACGTGGGCGTCGAGTGGCAACCTGAGCATGCGAACCGGTGAAGGCTTCACGATGACGGCTTCCGGCTCCAGGCTGCCGCGACTCGGCGAGAACGACCTCGTTACGGTCGACGCCAATGGGGAACCGATCGCAGGTGCTGCTGACGCCAGGCCCTCCAAGGAGGCGGGGATGCACCTGGCCGTTTACCGGCGGGTAGCTGAAGCCAACTGCGTCATCCACCTCTCGCCACCGTTCACGACCTTCCTCGCGTGCTCCCAGCTGGCGCTTCCCGCCCACGCTTTTCCAGAGGGGATGATGCATCTGCGCGATGCGGTGAGGGTGCCTTACCGGCACGCGGGCAGTGACGAGCTGGCGCAGGAGGTTGGGCAGCACTGCACAGGATCGCAGGTGCTCATCCTCGAAAACCACGGCGCCCTGGTGTGGGCGGCCACTAGTGAAGAGGCTCTGCTCAAGCTGGAGGTGCTCGAGTTCGGCGCTCGGCTGGCGGTGCTGGGGAGCGCGACCGGCTCCGGCCTGAAGCTGCTTGGCAACGAGGTGGTCGATGAGTTCGTCTCCTCCGGGTACCGACGGTAGGAGCACCACCCGGCGCGACTCGGTTCGTCTCGCGAACGGCGGCCTCTCGAACATCTTCACGCCCCGACCCCGCTCCCGCTTCGGACCAGAGCGTCCAACTCCCGATAGGCCTCCACGGCAGGCCGGTACACCCGCCGGAACCAGTCGTCGTAGTCGAGGCTCCGTTCGGGGTGCGGCAGAACCACCCGCCCCTCTTCTCGGCCCACATCGTCGAAGCCTGAGAAGTGGCCCGTGGCGATGGCAGCGGCCGTCCCTGCGCCCACCAGTACCGACTCAGATGTAGCCGGAACACGGATGGGCAGGTTCATCACATCGGCCTTCGTCTGCAACCAGATCTCGTTGCCGGTTCCTCCGCCGATGGCCGTCACCTCTTCCGGCAGGGCCGCCATGCCCTCGAGCATTCGCCGGGATTCGCAGGCGAGACCCTCGATAACGGCCAGCAGCAGGTCGGCCTTGTTGTGGCCCCGGTGAAGACCCAAAAGCGCGCCGCGGGCAACGGGATCCTTCTGGGGTGGGCCGCTGCCGTCCAGATAGGGGAGCGCCAGGAGTCCGCTGGGACGATCGGTCACGAGGGACGCCAAGTGTGCCCCCGCAGCGACGACTTCCTGGAGGTCTTGGCCGGACGGTCCGTCAGACTCTGGCCGCGGGGTGGCTTCGACCGAGGACCGTCCGGCCCTCAGCTTGCTCGCCCACCAGGCGAACGTTCCGCCCGATGAACTGAGTCCGGCCATCTCGTAGTAGCCTCCGCTCACCCGGCAACCGTAGTTGTAGCCTTCGCTGCGCTGCCCAGTTGAGCGGCTCTGTTCGGCTGCTCGGGAGCCGCGCGCCGCTTCCGTAATCACCGAGTCGTGGGCGCCCAGATGCTCCAGCGGCCTTAGCAGGGTCTCGGCGGTGCCGAGCGAATCGAGGACGTTGGACGGTGAGTCGACGCCGGCCCCGGCCGCTCCGCAAGCGTGGTCGTGCCCGGCGATGACGACCGGGATGCCTTCGGGAAGACCCAACTGCGAAGCGGCCAATGCGCTGATCCTGCCCACGGCGCTCGTTTCGTCGACAACGAACGGCATGATCGAGGCGTCGATCCCGGCGCGAGAGAGCAGCTCCGCCGACCACTTCCGCTCCAGCAGAGAGAACGCCATCGTCCGGCAGGCGAGCGACGGCGAGGTGGCGGCCTCGCCGGTAAGCCGATAAGCAACGAAGTCGGGAGCGTGCAGCCACTTCCAGGCGCTCTCTAGCGCAGCGGGCCGGTGCCGCGCCAGCCACTGCAACTTGATCAGCGGAACCTTGGTGCTCGGCAGCACCCCCGTCTCGAGCCAAGTCCGCCTCGCCACTTCCGGCTCCAACCAGGCCTTAGCCTCGTGCTCGCCGCGCCCGTCGAACCAGGCGAGCAGCGGTGTGAGGGGCTCGCTGTGAGCGTCGATCAGTAGCCCCGCCTCGGCCATCCCGGCTATGCCGACCGCCTCGAGGCGAACTGTTCCGAGCCGGCCCGCTTCGGCCGGGCCTCCTCCTGCCGATCGGGTTCCTCTCTCTCGGGCATCGCCCGCTTCAGCTAATCCCGCCATCGCCCGGCGGCAGACCCTGACCACGCAAGCCCACAGTTCATCCGCCGGATGTTCCGCCCAACGGGCCTGAGGCCGGAGAGTGGGTGTCGGCTCCCGGGCCACGGACAGCAGGCGGCCGACCTCGCTCAGCACTCCCGCCTTCACGTTCGTTGTGCCGACGTCTATCCCCAGGAACATCTCAAGAGTTGTCGAGAGGTCAGGACTGACGCGTGAGCGCGGTTTGGCGTCGAGGCCCCGACGCGCTGGCCAGCATCCGCTGGGCCTCCTCCATCGCGACTCGCGGGCTGGACAGGACCGGCTTTCCAAGCCGATCTTCCAACGTAGGCGCCAGGCGGGCCATCGATCCTTGAGCGAACAGCAGCACGTCTGCCTGCCGGGCGGCCTCTTCGGCGATGCGGGTCACCATCTCATCGTGCTTCTCAACGTCACCGGCCACTAGGTAGTCGAGGGCGCCGTCGTTGAGGAAGCGCAGCACCTCGATCTCCTTGCCGGCTTCTCGGGCGGTCCGCTCGAGCAGACGGCAGGTGGGATGAAGGGTGCTCTCGACCGTCGCCAGCACCGCGACCGTGCCGCCCTTCTCGACCGCCTGGCGTGCCATCGGTTCATCGATCTTGAGTATCGGAGTAGGCACCAGCTGCCGGGCGATGTCGACGGTGTCGCCCACCGACGAGCAGGCGCTCAGTATGAGATCGACGCCGGCGTCGTGGGCCTGTTCGAAGTAGGTGCACATGCGCCTCGTCAGATGGTTGTCGACTCCTACGCGGCGGGCGTAGCGGAGCAGGTCGTCGTCGACGATATGGACGATCTCCACCTCGGGCAGCATCTCCTTGCTCAACTCCCCGAGCGGTGTGATCAGGGCGAGGTTGGTGTGCACTATTGCCATTCGCTGCATCGATCTGTCCTTCCTCATGCTCGGACGGCTAGCGACTGACCCGGGCTGACCGTCCGGGCCTCACGACCGAGGCCGCTCCTCATCAGGATGCCGCGACTCCTGGGCTGGAGAAAAGCATCATCTTCCGTGCCGCCAGTCGCCGCACGGCCCCACGCACGATCGGCAGGTAGGCTCGCGGGTCGAACTGCTCGGGGTTGGCGGCCAGGAACTGGCGGAGGGCATCCGTGTGCGCCGTCTTGAGCTCGGTGCCGATGTTGATCTTGCGGAAGCCGGCTTTGATCGCCTCGCGTATCGTTTCCTCGGCCAGCGACGATCCGCCGTGTAGGACCAGAGGCACGGGAACGGCCTGGTAGATCTCCGCGGCCCGTCCCAGTTCCAGCCTTGGAGTCGTCCTGTACGTACCGTGAGCGTTGCCGATCGCCACCGCCAGTGCGTCGATTCCGGTCGCTTCCACGAAGTTTACGGCCTCGTCCACCGTGGTCAGATCCGACGATTCGGTCGTAACGTCGTCTTCGGTCCCGCCGATGTGCCCCAGTTCCCCCTCGACCGAACTGCCCAGAGCGTGAGCGACAGCGACGACTCTGCTAGTGAGCTCGATGTTCTCGTCGAACGGGAGCAGTGAACCGTCGATCAGCACCGAGCTGAAACCTCGCCGCAGGCACCGGCAGGCTATCTCGAAGCTGTCGCCGTGGTCGAGCTGAACCACCACGGGTACGGTCGAGCGTTCGGCGGCTCGAACCATCTCCTGGGCCAGCTCGTCCAGCCCAGCCGCTTCGAGCTGCTTCGGGCTGGCCTGCAGGATCACCGAGCGGCCTAGTTCCTCGGCCGCAGCCAGGGTTCCCTGTATGTCCTCGCGGGTGACGACGGTGAAGGCGCCTACCGCGCTGCCCTCCCGGTCGGCCTCTGCCAGAACGTCTCGTAGTGTCGCGATCACTTTTGGCTCCTCGCAAAGCTTTCAGTAACGATCGTCATCCCTTGACCGAGCCCGAAAGCATGCCGCGGATGAGATGGCGTTGGAAGACGAAGACGAACAGCACCGCCGGTATCACCGCGATCACGGTAGCGGCCGCCAGCTGGTTCCACACGATGATGTCGTCCCGGAAGAAGTCGGTAAGGCCCACGGGAAGAGTCTTGGCCTCGGTGCGTGTGAGGGTGAGCGCGAACATGAACTCGTTCCATGAGAACAGGAAGGAGAGGATCGCCGCCGCAACGATGCCGGGCCGGGCCAGAGGCAGCGCCACCAGCCAGAAGGTGCGCGGGTTGTCGCAGCCATCGACCTTGGACGCCTCCATCAGCTCCTTCGGGATGGAATCGAAGAACCCTCTAAGCACCCAGATCGCGAATGGCAACGAGAAGAAGACGTTAGCGATGACCAGGCCGGTCCTGGTGTCGAGGAGCTTCAACTGGCTGAAGATGATCAGGAACGGGATGATGAACGAGACCGGTGGGACCAGGCGACTCCCTATGATCACGTTGAAGATGACGTTCGAGCCTCGTTGCGGGAGCCGGCTGAAACCGTAGGCGGCGGGGACGCCCAGCGCCACGCAGACGAGCGTGACCCAGGTCGACACCACCAGGCTGTTGACGATGTTGCCCACGAAGGAGCTGTTCTGCAGCACACGGACGTAGCTGCTCAGATCGGGCTCCGGGAACCAGATCGGCGGCAGCTGGAAAACGGCGGCATTGTCCTTGAACGAGGTGCCCAGAGTCCAGAGGATCGGGAAGACGATTATCACGACGTAACCGAGGAGCACCGCGTGCAGCAGCAGAGAGCGAGTCGTCTTGGCGTTCACATCCGCTCCTAACTCTGTTCTTCGCGGCTCAACAGCCTGAAGTAGATGGCTACGAAACCGATGGTGATCAGCAGCATGATGACGCTGAGCGCCGACGCATACCCCTGGCGCAGCAACAGGTTGCCTCGCCGGTAGATCGCCAGTGCCAGAACCTCGGTGGCCTCACCGGGGCCACCCCCAGTCAGGACGTACGGCAGGCCGAATTCACGGAAGACGAACATGGTGCTCACCACCAGAACGATCAGCAGCTCGGGCCGTATCGAGGGGATGGTGATGTGCCGGAAGTAGGCGAGGGGACCCGCTCCATCGATCTTGGCCGCGTCGTAGATCTCGCTAGGGATGCGCTGCAGTCCCGCGTAGAGGATGAGGATAGAGAATGGCGATCGGTACCAGACGTCGGCGCTTACCAGAACTGCCATGGCGGCTACGGGATCGCCCAGCCAGTGATATGGGCCCTGCAAGATTCCGATATTGACGAGGACGACATTGAGGATGCCATAGATATCGTGGATCATCCACTTCCACATGATCGCTGTAGCGACCGGCGGAATCATCCACGGGATCAGGATGACGGGCAGATAGAACCACTTCCCGCTCCTGACGTTGTCCAGGACTATCGCGATGAGCAGCGACAGGCCCACGCCGAAGACAACCGAGGAAGCGGAGTAGATCGTTGTCGTACCGAGATATCCCCAGAAGGCGCTGCTGGTGAGAGCCTCGCTGTAGTGGTGCAGACCCACGAACCCGAACCGTTGCCGCAGCAGATCACGGTTGAAGAAGCTTGTGTATATCAGATACAGGGTCGGGAACCCGACCACCAGCATTATCACCAACAGACTGGGCAGCGTGACCAGCTGGCCGAATCGGTTGTCCACGAACCGGGCGAGGGAGGCGAGCGGGCCTTTTCTGGCTGGACCGCCCATCTCACGGGCAGCATTCATGTCGACGGACATGCGTCTCCTAGTAACCGGGGCAGGAGCCCGGGTGATGCCGAGCTCCTGCCGGCGTGGCGGGAAACTTGCGTCAGTAGACTTCCAGCTCTTGGAGTCGGTCGTCGAGCCAGTCGAGCGCCTCCTGCGGTTCCATCTGCCCGTTCAGAACGTTCTGGAGGGCCTGGTTGACGGGCTCCAGGTAGGCGGCGTAGCCCTGATGGATGTCGCTGTTGGCCCTATTGAACTGCTCCAGTATCGCGTCGGCGTAGCTGAAGTGCTTCTGAAGGTAGGGACTCTCGTAGGTGGAGCGCACGACAGGGATGTTGCCTTCCACAGCGCCCTCGTTCCAGCTCGAGGCGTAGGTCCCCATGAACAGGGCGAGTTGCTTGGCAGCTTCGATGTTGGGCGAGTCGGCGTTGACGACGACGCCGTTGTAGGAGGCGTTGTAAACGAACTCGTTGTCCATCTCGCTGGCCGGCCTGATCGTGGGCAGAGGAGCGACCTCCAGATACTGACCGTAGGGAGTGGACTGGCGGGTAGCGTCGATGACGCCGCCGGTGCTCAGAAGCGCCATCGCGGCCTGACCACCACTCAGAACCTCGCCGGCATCGCCGGCCGTGTACTCGGTGACGCCCTCAGGCACGGAACCGCTCTCCATCAAGCCATCGAGGAACTCGAGAGCCTGGAGGCCCTCCTCGCCCAGGAAGGCTGGAGTGCCGTCCTCGTTCCACATCTGGCCACCGCCGCCCTTGAGGAAGCTCTTGAACGTCCACAAGCCGTAGTCGCCGAGGGTCGGGAAGGCGAAACCGAAGGTTTCCGGGTTGCCGTCACCGTTCTCGTCTATCGTGAGCGCCTGGGCAACCTCGAGCAGTTCGTCCCAGGTCTGCGGGGGGCCGTCGAAGCCGGCCTCCTCCAGGAGGTCACTGCGGTAGCCGAGCATGAGCGTTTGCCCGTAGTGCGGCATCCAGTAGAGTTCCCCATCGTAGGTCCCGGCCTCGACCGCGCTGGGCAGCCAGTCCTGGCGGAGTCCCTCGGGCACGACGTCGTCGAGTGGGACGATCCAACCGTTCCGGGCCCACTCGGGGTTGCCCAGGCCCACCAGGACATCGATCACGTCGTAAGTGCCCTCGCCCAAGGCGAGGGTACGGGCCCATTCGGTGGTTTGGCTGAGGTCGGGGACCGGGACGATCTCCACGTCGATTCCCGTCCACGCCTCGAACTCGAGGATCGTTTCGAGGATGGCGGGGTCGCCGTCGATGCTACCGGCATTGCCCCAAACGAGTCGGTCAACGCCCTTGGCCCACTCGGGTTGCGCCAGGGCAGAGCCGGCACAAACCAGTACCAGCCCGGCGATTATTGCTCTGATCCTGCGGATGTTCATCTGTCAGCTCTCACTTTCCTAGTCGAACTTCCCATCACGAGCGACGCCATACGGGAGGAGCCGCGCCTCGGCTCAGGGCAAGCGACCACCTCCCTCGGTTAGATGTTTTCCTAGCCGAGAAACATGCCCGGGATCGGGCTGATGAAGATCAGTCATCGTCCACGGCTCCGACGGTCTCGTTCACGGGAGCCAGGGTGTCGATGTAGTGGGTGACGTGCAACGCCATGACGGAACGCACGTTCTCGCGATCGCCGCGCTCCAGGACGTCGATGATCCTCTGATGGTCGCGGGCGGCCTCGTCGAGGTTGCGGGCGATGAGCTTGGTGACGACCATGTAGGTGCGGATCCGGAAGCCGATGCCCTGCATCACCTCGATCAGGGCGCCGTCGTTTGAAGCGCGGAGCATGGCCTGGTGAAAGGCCTCGTCGTGCTCTACCACGCCCAGGAAGTCGTCGCGCGCCGCCGCCTCTTCCATCGCAGCCATGTGACCGCGAAGGCTTTCGAGCAGTTCGTCACTGACCCCTTGGTCTATGAGCCGCTCGCCCAGGTAGCCTTCCAGTTCTGCCCTCAAACGAATCAGATCGTAGACGTCGTCGGGCCTCAGTTCGCGGATGAACGCGCCGCGGTGGGGTCGCATCACGACTAGACCCTGTTCCTTGAGTTGGTTGAGCGCCTCTCGTATCGGCGCACGGCTCACACCCATCTGCTCTGCTATCGAGGCCTCGGAGATGTGATCACCCGGACGCAGCCGGCCAGTGAGAATGGCCCGTCTGATCGAGTGCGCGACCTGCGACTTAATCGTCGTGGGCGTGACGGGCTCGAAGATCGCCGACCCGCTGCCCTCGTTTTCTCTGATACTCATCGTCTACCCTTCTACCATCGACTGTGGATTGTCGACAAAATGCAGTTTGGCGTGGCTCTGAATATATAGGGCCGGTAGTCGGATGTCAAAGTCCGTCGTGCCCAGCGATCAAAGACTTCTTGCGGCCGAAGTAGCAGTATCGCTCGATGCCTTCGAGAAGTTGGTCCAGGAATTGGCCACAAGGGCGCGGGCCGATTAGCAACGTTAGCCGTTTCTATGCTGTCCTAGTCGGGCTGTGGATTTCGAGCTTCTTACTTCGGCCTCTGGTCAGCTCACAACCCTTCTTGATCGCGTCGCCCAAAGTGGGGTAAACAGCAACTTCCCGTTGGCTGTCTTCCCCTCGACTCTGCTCCCTCTACCGCTTCCGTTGAAGACTCCAGGTACCGCTGTAACCCCCCAAGCAGGTGTTCGGCTCGAAGTCACCTTTGATCGTCGTTTCCGTCGCCGTTCCCACGAAATCGAAGCGGCAATTCGTGCTGGCGCTCAAGGTGGCGACAATGAT contains:
- a CDS encoding four-carbon acid sugar kinase family protein — its product is MGLRSEPNYRGSEGRLRLAFYGDDFTGSTDSLEALVWAGVRSVLFTAVPTSDELSTKFPRVEAIGVAGDARAMSPAQMEASLPEVFGSLAALRPEVMHYKVCSTYDSSPALGNIGVAARLLAESFGREELWALGGAPHLGRYLSFGHLFARYGGDGLVYRIDRHPVMSHHPSTPMLESDLRAHLLAQWAGLGIGNVIVDSMGSDESVEAAIARVAEELAAVDGPRLTLFDAVQESQTLRFAAAVERRVRAGTAPLLIGPSSVEGAMASVWNAGLESASCNSEGAVSQGAPSGRQAEVEMVGGGLRAIAGAERLLVLSGSCSPMTELQVRVAERAGFSVVDVSPRLGAAGYNQEVFSRVAAAMEERGAVIAATCRGGGGDSLSPDSVGELFAELLRNAVELLEVKRAVIAGGDSSSKTVQRTGIRALEMIGRLDPGVPLCRAYAPGHTLDGIELALKGGQLGGDDLFVKALRGVRFE
- a CDS encoding sugar ABC transporter permease, which produces MSVDMNAAREMGGPARKGPLASLARFVDNRFGQLVTLPSLLVIMLVVGFPTLYLIYTSFFNRDLLRQRFGFVGLHHYSEALTSSAFWGYLGTTTIYSASSVVFGVGLSLLIAIVLDNVRSGKWFYLPVILIPWMIPPVATAIMWKWMIHDIYGILNVVLVNIGILQGPYHWLGDPVAAMAVLVSADVWYRSPFSILILYAGLQRIPSEIYDAAKIDGAGPLAYFRHITIPSIRPELLIVLVVSTMFVFREFGLPYVLTGGGPGEATEVLALAIYRRGNLLLRQGYASALSVIMLLITIGFVAIYFRLLSREEQS
- a CDS encoding GntR family transcriptional regulator, yielding MSIRENEGSGSAIFEPVTPTTIKSQVAHSIRRAILTGRLRPGDHISEASIAEQMGVSRAPIREALNQLKEQGLVVMRPHRGAFIRELRPDDVYDLIRLRAELEGYLGERLIDQGVSDELLESLRGHMAAMEEAAARDDFLGVVEHDEAFHQAMLRASNDGALIEVMQGIGFRIRTYMVVTKLIARNLDEAARDHQRIIDVLERGDRENVRSVMALHVTHYIDTLAPVNETVGAVDDD
- a CDS encoding carbohydrate ABC transporter permease; this encodes MNAKTTRSLLLHAVLLGYVVIIVFPILWTLGTSFKDNAAVFQLPPIWFPEPDLSSYVRVLQNSSFVGNIVNSLVVSTWVTLVCVALGVPAAYGFSRLPQRGSNVIFNVIIGSRLVPPVSFIIPFLIIFSQLKLLDTRTGLVIANVFFSLPFAIWVLRGFFDSIPKELMEASKVDGCDNPRTFWLVALPLARPGIVAAAILSFLFSWNEFMFALTLTRTEAKTLPVGLTDFFRDDIIVWNQLAAATVIAVIPAVLFVFVFQRHLIRGMLSGSVKG
- a CDS encoding extracellular solute-binding protein, encoding MNIRRIRAIIAGLVLVCAGSALAQPEWAKGVDRLVWGNAGSIDGDPAILETILEFEAWTGIDVEIVPVPDLSQTTEWARTLALGEGTYDVIDVLVGLGNPEWARNGWIVPLDDVVPEGLRQDWLPSAVEAGTYDGELYWMPHYGQTLMLGYRSDLLEEAGFDGPPQTWDELLEVAQALTIDENGDGNPETFGFAFPTLGDYGLWTFKSFLKGGGGQMWNEDGTPAFLGEEGLQALEFLDGLMESGSVPEGVTEYTAGDAGEVLSGGQAAMALLSTGGVIDATRQSTPYGQYLEVAPLPTIRPASEMDNEFVYNASYNGVVVNADSPNIEAAKQLALFMGTYASSWNEGAVEGNIPVVRSTYESPYLQKHFSYADAILEQFNRANSDIHQGYAAYLEPVNQALQNVLNGQMEPQEALDWLDDRLQELEVY
- a CDS encoding aspartate/glutamate racemase family protein, which produces MQRMAIVHTNLALITPLGELSKEMLPEVEIVHIVDDDLLRYARRVGVDNHLTRRMCTYFEQAHDAGVDLILSACSSVGDTVDIARQLVPTPILKIDEPMARQAVEKGGTVAVLATVESTLHPTCRLLERTAREAGKEIEVLRFLNDGALDYLVAGDVEKHDEMVTRIAEEAARQADVLLFAQGSMARLAPTLEDRLGKPVLSSPRVAMEEAQRMLASASGPRRQTALTRQS
- a CDS encoding class II fructose-bisphosphate aldolase produces the protein MIATLRDVLAEADREGSAVGAFTVVTREDIQGTLAAAEELGRSVILQASPKQLEAAGLDELAQEMVRAAERSTVPVVVQLDHGDSFEIACRCLRRGFSSVLIDGSLLPFDENIELTSRVVAVAHALGSSVEGELGHIGGTEDDVTTESSDLTTVDEAVNFVEATGIDALAVAIGNAHGTYRTTPRLELGRAAEIYQAVPVPLVLHGGSSLAEETIREAIKAGFRKINIGTELKTAHTDALRQFLAANPEQFDPRAYLPIVRGAVRRLAARKMMLFSSPGVAAS
- a CDS encoding class II aldolase/adducin family protein, which encodes MEGANELIELGRELARLGFTWASSGNLSMRTGEGFTMTASGSRLPRLGENDLVTVDANGEPIAGAADARPSKEAGMHLAVYRRVAEANCVIHLSPPFTTFLACSQLALPAHAFPEGMMHLRDAVRVPYRHAGSDELAQEVGQHCTGSQVLILENHGALVWAATSEEALLKLEVLEFGARLAVLGSATGSGLKLLGNEVVDEFVSSGYRR
- a CDS encoding FGGY family carbohydrate kinase, which gives rise to MFLGIDVGTTNVKAGVLSEVGRLLSVAREPTPTLRPQARWAEHPADELWACVVRVCRRAMAGLAEAGDARERGTRSAGGGPAEAGRLGTVRLEAVGIAGMAEAGLLIDAHSEPLTPLLAWFDGRGEHEAKAWLEPEVARRTWLETGVLPSTKVPLIKLQWLARHRPAALESAWKWLHAPDFVAYRLTGEAATSPSLACRTMAFSLLERKWSAELLSRAGIDASIMPFVVDETSAVGRISALAASQLGLPEGIPVVIAGHDHACGAAGAGVDSPSNVLDSLGTAETLLRPLEHLGAHDSVITEAARGSRAAEQSRSTGQRSEGYNYGCRVSGGYYEMAGLSSSGGTFAWWASKLRAGRSSVEATPRPESDGPSGQDLQEVVAAGAHLASLVTDRPSGLLALPYLDGSGPPQKDPVARGALLGLHRGHNKADLLLAVIEGLACESRRMLEGMAALPEEVTAIGGGTGNEIWLQTKADVMNLPIRVPATSESVLVGAGTAAAIATGHFSGFDDVGREEGRVVLPHPERSLDYDDWFRRVYRPAVEAYRELDALVRSGSGVGA